One Algibacter sp. L3A6 genomic region harbors:
- a CDS encoding aldehyde dehydrogenase family protein, which translates to MESIASKFGIHEALKTLGVQNINEGTSTGSNQFSHEDDGVVIESFSPVDGQLIGKVKTTSQADFDVVMQTATTAFKTWRTMPAPQRGEIVRQFGDKLREKKEALGKLVSYEMGKSYQEGLGEVQEMIDICDFAVGLSRQLHGLTMHSERPGHRMYEQYHALGVVGIISAFNFPVAVWAWNTALAWICGDVCIWKPSEKTPLCGIACQNIAAEVFAENNLPEGISCLINGDYKVGEFMTKDKRIPLISATGSTRMGKIVAQEVAGRLGKTLLELGGNNAIIVTPDADIKMTVIGAVFGAVGTCGQRCTSTRRLIIHEDIYDKVKTAIVDAYKQLRIGNPLDENNHVGPLIDTDAVNMYNNALEKVLEEGGGIIVEGGVLSGVGFESGCYVKPAIAEAKPNFKIVQHETFAPVLYLLKYSGDVENAIDIQNEVAQGLSSAIMTNNLREAERFLSVQGSDCGIANVNIGTSGAEIGGAFGGEKDTGGGRESGSDAWKVYMRRQTNTINYTTELPLSQGIKFEL; encoded by the coding sequence ATGGAATCTATAGCAAGTAAATTTGGAATACACGAGGCGCTAAAAACTTTAGGCGTTCAAAATATAAATGAAGGGACATCAACAGGTTCAAACCAATTTTCGCACGAAGATGATGGTGTTGTTATTGAAAGTTTTTCTCCTGTAGATGGGCAATTAATAGGAAAAGTTAAAACAACTTCTCAAGCCGATTTTGATGTGGTAATGCAAACTGCAACTACTGCTTTTAAAACGTGGCGTACAATGCCCGCGCCACAGCGTGGAGAGATTGTGCGTCAGTTTGGTGATAAATTAAGAGAAAAAAAGGAGGCTTTAGGTAAACTTGTTTCTTATGAAATGGGAAAGAGTTATCAAGAAGGTCTTGGAGAGGTTCAAGAAATGATAGACATCTGCGATTTTGCAGTGGGTTTATCGCGTCAGCTTCATGGTTTAACCATGCATTCCGAGCGTCCTGGCCACCGCATGTACGAGCAATATCATGCTTTAGGTGTGGTTGGTATTATTTCAGCTTTTAATTTTCCGGTAGCTGTTTGGGCTTGGAATACGGCTTTAGCATGGATTTGTGGTGATGTTTGTATTTGGAAGCCAAGCGAAAAAACGCCGCTTTGTGGTATAGCTTGCCAAAATATAGCGGCCGAAGTTTTTGCTGAAAATAATTTACCCGAAGGTATTTCTTGCTTAATAAATGGCGATTATAAGGTTGGTGAATTCATGACGAAAGACAAAAGAATTCCATTAATTTCTGCAACGGGTTCTACACGTATGGGGAAAATTGTAGCTCAGGAAGTTGCAGGCCGTTTAGGTAAAACTTTATTAGAGCTTGGGGGTAATAATGCTATAATTGTAACACCAGATGCCGATATAAAAATGACGGTCATTGGTGCTGTTTTTGGCGCGGTTGGTACTTGTGGACAACGTTGTACATCAACGAGAAGATTAATAATTCATGAGGATATTTATGATAAAGTAAAAACAGCTATTGTAGATGCTTATAAGCAATTACGTATTGGAAATCCTTTAGACGAAAATAACCATGTTGGGCCGTTAATTGATACCGACGCCGTAAATATGTATAACAATGCATTAGAGAAAGTATTGGAAGAAGGCGGTGGAATTATAGTTGAAGGTGGCGTACTCTCTGGTGTAGGTTTTGAAAGTGGTTGTTATGTAAAACCAGCTATTGCAGAAGCTAAACCTAATTTTAAAATTGTACAACACGAAACATTTGCTCCAGTTCTATATTTATTGAAATACTCGGGAGATGTTGAAAATGCTATTGATATTCAGAATGAAGTTGCTCAAGGATTATCGTCAGCTATTATGACAAATAACTTAAGAGAAGCCGAGCGTTTCTTATCCGTTCAAGGATCAGATTGTGGAATTGCTAATGTAAATATTGGAACTTCGGGTGCTGAAATTGGTGGTGCTTTTGGAGGTGAAAAAGATACAGGCGGTGGCCGTGAATCTGGATCTGATGCTTGGAAAGTATATATGAGAAGGCAGACCAATACTATAAATTATACTACAGAATTACCGTTATCTCAAGGGATTAAATTTGAGTTGTAG